A region of Burkholderia lata DNA encodes the following proteins:
- a CDS encoding ABC transporter ATP-binding protein, with protein MLRFDNLGKRYDKRVIFQGLNYASGAGCVALYDETGSGKSTLLAILAGTLDADEGEVWIGGHSLRTAPHDAKSALAYVPDDCLAYPLQTGREFLELVAAARHTVVDTRTLELADRFGLAPHLEKRFEQMSFGTRKKLFLTATALGTPAVVIADEPDSGLDAASRAVLIDLFKTLAADRVVIFSSHDPALASACDARITTFADLGFAG; from the coding sequence ATGCTCCGCTTCGACAATCTCGGCAAGCGCTACGACAAGCGCGTCATCTTCCAGGGACTCAACTACGCATCCGGTGCCGGATGCGTGGCGCTATACGACGAAACCGGCAGTGGCAAATCGACGTTGCTCGCGATTCTCGCCGGCACGCTCGACGCGGACGAAGGCGAGGTGTGGATCGGCGGCCATTCGCTGCGCACCGCGCCGCACGATGCGAAATCCGCGCTCGCGTACGTGCCCGACGATTGCCTGGCGTATCCGCTCCAGACCGGTCGCGAGTTTCTGGAGCTCGTGGCGGCCGCCAGGCATACCGTCGTCGACACCCGCACGCTCGAGCTGGCCGATCGATTCGGGCTTGCACCGCATCTGGAGAAGCGCTTCGAGCAGATGTCGTTCGGCACGCGCAAGAAACTGTTCCTGACGGCGACAGCGCTCGGCACGCCCGCCGTCGTGATCGCCGACGAACCTGACAGCGGGCTCGATGCCGCGTCGCGTGCAGTGCTGATCGATCTGTTCAAGACGTTGGCTGCAGACCGTGTCGTCATCTTTTCGAGTCACGATCCGGCACTGGCGAGCGCCTGCGACGCAAGGATCACCACTTTTGCGGACCTTGGATTCGCTGGATAG
- the pntB gene encoding Re/Si-specific NAD(P)(+) transhydrogenase subunit beta, which translates to MTSNLTTVSYIGAAILFILSLGGLANPETARRGNLLGMIGMLIAVLATVLGPRVSVEGIPYIVAALVVGGAVGLYAAKKVQMTQMPELVALMHSLVGLAACLVGFASYIDTSVQFTGAEHAIHEVEIYVGILIGAVTFAGSVIAFGKLSGKIGGKPLLLPARHWLNLAALVVVIVFGRAFLHAETIQEGMTPLIVMTVVSLLFGVHMVMAIGGADMPVVVSMLNSYSGWAAAATGFMLGNDLLIVIGALVGSSGAILSYIMCRAMNRNFISVIAGGFGTGSGTPAAAGGSAQPAGEVVAVSALETAELLRDAKSVIIVPGYGMAVAQAQHTVHELTKVLREKGVDVRFAIHPVAGRMPGHMNVLLAEAKVPYDIVMEMDEINGDFPEADVSMVIGANDIVNPAAQEDPGSPIAGMPVLEVWKAKTSIVMKRSMASGYAGVDNPLFYKDNNRMLFGDAKKMLDEVFGALKA; encoded by the coding sequence ATGACTTCCAATCTGACTACCGTCTCCTATATCGGCGCGGCGATTCTCTTCATCCTCAGCCTCGGCGGGCTGGCCAACCCCGAGACCGCCCGGCGCGGCAACCTGCTCGGCATGATCGGCATGCTGATCGCCGTGCTCGCGACCGTGCTCGGTCCGCGCGTGTCGGTCGAGGGTATTCCGTACATCGTGGCGGCACTGGTCGTCGGCGGCGCGGTTGGCCTCTACGCCGCGAAGAAAGTGCAGATGACGCAGATGCCCGAGCTGGTTGCGCTGATGCACAGCCTGGTCGGCCTGGCCGCGTGCCTGGTGGGCTTCGCGAGCTACATCGATACGTCGGTGCAGTTCACGGGTGCCGAGCATGCGATCCACGAAGTGGAAATTTACGTCGGCATCCTGATCGGTGCGGTGACCTTCGCGGGCTCGGTGATCGCATTCGGCAAGCTCTCCGGTAAGATCGGCGGCAAGCCGCTGCTGCTGCCGGCACGGCACTGGCTGAACCTGGCCGCGCTGGTGGTGGTGATCGTGTTCGGCCGCGCGTTCCTGCATGCGGAGACGATCCAGGAAGGCATGACGCCGCTGATCGTGATGACGGTGGTGTCGCTGCTGTTCGGCGTGCACATGGTGATGGCGATCGGCGGCGCGGACATGCCCGTCGTGGTGTCGATGCTCAACAGCTACTCGGGGTGGGCGGCGGCGGCCACGGGCTTCATGCTCGGCAACGACCTGCTGATCGTGATCGGCGCACTGGTGGGCTCGTCGGGTGCGATCCTGTCGTACATCATGTGCCGCGCGATGAACCGCAACTTCATCAGCGTGATTGCCGGCGGGTTCGGCACCGGCAGCGGGACGCCGGCGGCGGCGGGCGGCAGTGCACAGCCGGCCGGCGAAGTGGTGGCGGTGAGCGCGCTGGAGACGGCCGAGCTGCTGCGCGATGCGAAGAGCGTGATCATCGTGCCGGGGTACGGGATGGCCGTCGCGCAAGCGCAGCACACCGTGCATGAACTCACGAAGGTGCTGCGCGAGAAGGGCGTCGACGTGCGTTTCGCGATCCACCCGGTGGCCGGGCGCATGCCGGGGCACATGAACGTGCTGCTCGCCGAGGCGAAGGTGCCTTACGACATCGTGATGGAGATGGACGAGATCAACGGCGACTTCCCCGAAGCCGACGTGTCGATGGTGATCGGCGCGAACGACATCGTGAACCCGGCAGCGCAGGAAGATCCGGGCAGCCCGATCGCCGGCATGCCGGTGCTCGAGGTGTGGAAGGCGAAGACCTCGATCGTGATGAAGCGCAGCATGGCGTCCGGCTATGCGGGTGTCGACAATCCGCTGTTCTACAAGGACAACAACCGGATGCTGTTCGGCGATGCGAAGAAGATGCTGGATGAGGTCTTTGGGGCGTTGAAGGCCTGA
- a CDS encoding Re/Si-specific NAD(P)(+) transhydrogenase subunit alpha codes for MTLQIGVPLETAHEERRVATVPDVVEKLIKLGFSVAVQSGAGTGANFSDDDYRTAGAEVVPTAADLWGRSDIVLKVRPPSSEEVALMREGGTLIGFVWPAQNPELMQQLAAKRATVLAIDSLPRTLSRAQKMDALTSMAGVSGYRAVIEAAHAFGRYFNGQITAAGKVPPAKVFIAGAGVAGLAAIGTAAGLGAIVRANDTRAEVADQVKSLGGEFVKVDYEEEGSGGGGYAKVMSEGFQQAQRAMYAQQAKEADIIITTALIPGKPAPKLITAEMVQSMKPGSVIVDMAGEQGGNCELTVPGEAVVRHGVTIVGYTDLASRLARQSSTLYATNLLRVVEELCKTKDGTINVDFNDDAIRGLTVIKEGNVTWPPPPIQQPVVAAKPAAAPVAAAASKGHGHGSGAPMSAKSLAIVFAVGALAFLLVGQFAPATFLAHFTVFVLACFIGYMVIWNVTPSLHTPLMSVTNAISSIIAIGALVQVAPPLGDAAAEGRPSGLILGLAVGALTLTAVNMFGGFAVTRRMLAMFRK; via the coding sequence ATGACATTACAGATTGGGGTCCCTCTGGAGACGGCCCACGAGGAGCGGCGCGTAGCGACCGTTCCCGACGTCGTCGAAAAGCTGATCAAGCTCGGGTTTTCGGTGGCCGTGCAAAGCGGCGCCGGCACCGGCGCGAACTTCAGCGATGACGACTACCGCACGGCAGGCGCCGAAGTCGTGCCGACGGCCGCCGATCTATGGGGCCGCAGCGATATCGTCCTCAAGGTGCGCCCGCCGAGCAGCGAGGAAGTCGCGCTGATGCGCGAGGGCGGCACGCTGATCGGCTTCGTCTGGCCGGCCCAGAATCCTGAACTGATGCAGCAGCTGGCCGCGAAGCGCGCCACGGTGCTGGCGATCGATTCGCTGCCGCGCACGCTGTCGCGCGCGCAGAAGATGGATGCCCTCACGTCGATGGCCGGCGTGAGCGGCTACCGCGCCGTCATCGAGGCGGCCCATGCGTTCGGCCGCTACTTCAACGGGCAGATCACGGCCGCAGGCAAGGTGCCGCCGGCCAAGGTGTTCATCGCCGGCGCGGGTGTGGCCGGCCTCGCCGCGATCGGTACGGCCGCAGGCCTGGGCGCGATTGTGCGCGCCAACGACACGCGCGCGGAAGTGGCCGACCAGGTCAAGTCGCTGGGCGGCGAATTCGTCAAGGTCGACTACGAGGAAGAAGGCTCGGGCGGCGGCGGTTACGCGAAGGTGATGAGCGAAGGCTTCCAGCAGGCGCAGCGCGCGATGTACGCGCAGCAGGCCAAGGAAGCGGACATCATCATCACCACCGCGCTGATTCCGGGCAAACCGGCGCCGAAGCTGATCACGGCCGAGATGGTGCAGTCGATGAAGCCGGGCAGCGTGATCGTCGACATGGCCGGCGAGCAAGGCGGCAACTGCGAACTGACGGTGCCGGGCGAGGCCGTCGTGCGTCATGGCGTGACCATCGTCGGCTACACGGATCTCGCGTCGCGCCTGGCACGGCAGTCGTCGACACTTTATGCGACCAACCTGCTGCGCGTGGTCGAGGAGCTGTGCAAGACCAAGGACGGCACGATCAACGTCGACTTCAACGACGACGCGATCCGTGGCCTCACGGTCATCAAGGAAGGCAACGTCACGTGGCCGCCGCCGCCGATCCAGCAGCCGGTCGTCGCAGCGAAGCCTGCGGCAGCGCCGGTCGCGGCCGCCGCGTCGAAGGGCCACGGCCATGGCAGCGGCGCGCCGATGTCGGCGAAGTCGCTCGCGATCGTGTTCGCCGTCGGCGCACTGGCGTTCCTGCTGGTCGGCCAGTTCGCGCCGGCCACGTTCCTCGCGCACTTCACGGTGTTCGTGCTGGCTTGCTTCATCGGCTACATGGTGATCTGGAACGTCACGCCGTCGCTGCATACGCCGCTGATGAGCGTGACCAACGCGATCTCGTCGATCATCGCGATCGGCGCGCTGGTGCAGGTCGCGCCGCCGTTGGGCGACGCCGCGGCCGAGGGCCGTCCTTCGGGGCTGATCCTGGGCCTGGCGGTGGGCGCGCTGACGCTCACGGCCGTCAACATGTTCGGCGGCTTCGCGGTGACGCGCCGCATGCTGGCGATGTTCCGCAAGTAA
- a CDS encoding GNAT family N-acetyltransferase — MNSPVIRAAVAKDVGDIYAVHRDSVVNLCAGHYTQQQIEGWLDGRDPSMYLAAVTDGAIWVADDGGICGFVETAGDEVTKLFVRGNAAGSGVGARLLEHAVSEIANGGHARAYLEATTNARPFYERHGFEVVGHGRFSHGRSPVELEIVKMERRLARVQTARGAASVKEREAAGPSCPDREFMD; from the coding sequence ATGAATTCCCCGGTGATTCGGGCCGCCGTCGCAAAAGACGTCGGAGACATCTACGCGGTACACCGCGACTCGGTCGTCAATCTTTGCGCCGGCCATTACACGCAGCAACAGATCGAGGGCTGGCTGGACGGGCGGGATCCATCGATGTACCTGGCCGCTGTAACGGATGGCGCGATCTGGGTTGCCGACGACGGCGGAATATGCGGCTTCGTCGAGACCGCGGGCGACGAGGTCACCAAGCTGTTCGTCCGTGGCAATGCGGCGGGGAGCGGTGTCGGCGCCAGGCTGCTCGAACATGCCGTCTCGGAGATCGCGAACGGCGGCCACGCGCGCGCGTATCTCGAGGCCACGACGAACGCCCGGCCTTTCTATGAGCGACACGGGTTCGAGGTCGTCGGGCACGGTCGCTTTTCGCATGGACGAAGCCCGGTCGAGCTCGAGATCGTGAAGATGGAGCGACGGTTGGCACGGGTCCAGACGGCGCGCGGCGCGGCTTCGGTGAAAGAACGGGAGGCTGCCGGCCCATCGTGTCCAGACAGGGAATTCATGGATTGA
- a CDS encoding lipid II flippase Amj family protein yields MDSQLWIICGLTFVIHVIATLAYAVRIAGVRTRRIALSFSLFGIIALVSRTANSFQGPFIAKRVEMDIAHRMGSGLLTDFRWFLLSATVATIVGTFLIPTFQRYFSRAVEHFQANRSIPRLLLHACSRAGINFLRVGARLPSSQNVTQLTANTGVSWGVIALNVAAMAIWTVGVFASLYAGYLKPDLRVTCANLSSVINGFATVVLAVVIDPQVSVMTDDVIEGRISENSFRRAITTLAGARVLGTLCAQAVLVPAALVIVHVAELI; encoded by the coding sequence ATGGACAGTCAGCTTTGGATCATTTGCGGGCTCACCTTCGTCATCCATGTGATCGCGACACTGGCTTATGCCGTGCGTATCGCCGGCGTGCGCACGCGTCGCATCGCGTTGTCGTTTTCGTTGTTCGGGATCATCGCGCTCGTGTCCCGAACGGCCAATTCCTTTCAGGGGCCGTTCATCGCGAAACGCGTTGAAATGGACATCGCGCACCGGATGGGGAGCGGGTTGCTGACCGACTTCCGGTGGTTCCTGCTGTCCGCCACCGTGGCGACCATCGTCGGGACATTCCTGATCCCGACGTTCCAGCGTTACTTCAGTCGCGCCGTTGAACACTTTCAGGCGAACCGCTCGATTCCCCGCCTGCTGCTGCACGCGTGCAGTCGTGCGGGTATCAACTTTCTCCGCGTCGGCGCACGGCTGCCTTCGAGCCAGAACGTCACGCAACTGACCGCGAACACCGGCGTGTCGTGGGGCGTCATCGCGTTGAACGTCGCTGCCATGGCGATCTGGACGGTCGGCGTATTCGCGTCGCTGTATGCGGGCTATCTGAAGCCCGACCTGAGAGTGACATGCGCGAACTTGTCGTCCGTCATCAACGGTTTCGCGACCGTCGTGCTGGCGGTCGTCATCGACCCGCAGGTTTCCGTCATGACCGACGACGTCATCGAAGGGCGGATATCGGAGAACAGTTTTCGGCGCGCCATCACGACGCTCGCGGGTGCGCGCGTGCTCGGCACGTTGTGCGCGCAGGCGGTGCTCGTTCCGGCCGCGCTCGTCATCGTGCACGTGGCCGAGCTGATCTAG